Proteins encoded by one window of Thermococcus sp.:
- a CDS encoding monovalent cation/H+ antiporter complex subunit F, with protein sequence MIALSVYLILIAIATLLSTYRVFRGPTTVDRLVAVDIMTTITTGLMVLFSLYYGRMIYISVALVYAILAFGGVIAFARYLEGGL encoded by the coding sequence ATGATAGCACTGAGTGTTTATCTCATACTCATAGCGATAGCGACGTTGCTCAGCACGTACAGGGTGTTCAGGGGTCCAACGACCGTCGACAGGCTCGTGGCAGTTGACATCATGACGACGATAACCACCGGACTGATGGTGCTCTTCTCGCTCTACTACGGCAGGATGATATACATCAGCGTGGCCCTCGTTTATGCAATCCTGGCCTTTGGTGGGGTTATAGCCTTCGCTAGGTATCTGGAGGGAGGCCTATGA
- a CDS encoding Na+/H+ antiporter subunit E — protein MGEASKISRYLYTVIVLFLIWILLTSSLDPQELEFGFLLSLVVAAFTYEIFTTAGLSNFHPKKVAYAIAYIPYFLWAMIVANLDVAYRVLHPKRPIRPGIVKCRTILNTDTGKLSLANSITLTPGTITLDVDDDEYFIHWIWVPDEALTENEEEHVKVASASITEPFEKFLKVIFG, from the coding sequence ATGGGGGAAGCGAGCAAAATTAGCAGGTACCTGTACACTGTTATCGTGCTATTCTTGATATGGATACTGCTAACGTCCAGTTTGGACCCGCAGGAGCTTGAATTTGGATTTTTGCTGTCGCTGGTGGTGGCGGCTTTCACCTACGAGATATTCACGACCGCGGGGCTTTCAAACTTCCATCCAAAGAAGGTCGCCTACGCAATAGCGTATATCCCGTACTTCCTGTGGGCCATGATAGTTGCGAACCTAGACGTTGCCTACAGGGTTCTTCACCCGAAGAGGCCGATAAGACCCGGAATCGTCAAGTGCAGGACCATTCTCAACACAGACACGGGGAAGCTCTCCCTGGCCAATTCGATAACGCTAACACCTGGAACCATAACCCTCGACGTTGACGACGATGAGTACTTCATCCACTGGATATGGGTTCCAGATGAAGCCCTCACCGAAAACGAGGAGGAGCACGTTAAGGTTGCATCCGCCAGCATAACCGAACCCTTTGAAAAATTCTTGAAGGTGATCTTCGGATGA
- a CDS encoding regulator, with translation MWGKIEHYFDEYPVRKQIAKTLLKYGLKVSEDLKIKAGDIEVPYTKIAKALDVDRRVVKETVGMILKIPELKEIYMNLEPTVHMKYVGRHIGYGVIEIEPEPRAVGILAKIAHKIAERDINIVQVVAEDPELYPEATLTIITEKPIPGDLINELSKLEGVKRISIY, from the coding sequence ATGTGGGGAAAGATAGAGCATTACTTTGATGAATATCCAGTTCGGAAGCAGATAGCCAAGACACTCCTCAAGTACGGCCTGAAGGTTTCAGAAGACCTCAAGATCAAAGCCGGGGACATAGAGGTCCCATACACGAAGATAGCCAAGGCCCTCGACGTGGACAGGCGCGTCGTGAAGGAGACCGTTGGAATGATACTTAAAATTCCAGAGCTTAAGGAGATATACATGAACCTCGAGCCTACCGTTCACATGAAGTACGTGGGAAGGCACATTGGATACGGCGTCATTGAGATAGAACCCGAGCCGAGGGCAGTGGGGATACTGGCGAAGATAGCCCACAAGATAGCTGAGCGGGACATAAACATTGTCCAGGTTGTTGCCGAGGACCCAGAGCTTTACCCGGAAGCCACTCTCACAATAATCACGGAGAAGCCGATCCCCGGAGACCTCATCAACGAGCTTTCCAAGCTTGAGGGTGTCAAGAGGATTTCAATTTACTGA
- a CDS encoding radical SAM protein: MVWVRLPHVTFQDIGETIRLIWRNTLYADFEKDELERIITRKFRVSPEITVKDGALFIDTNYDKVEGYIALYIQNNLGALLRNRYTNRRVLYIHEGLDVPLLGYNAFGLIDRGTNLIQIRGISGCNLSCIFCSVDEGPYSRTRKLDYVVDIDYLMRWFDDVARMKGKGLEAHLDGQGEPLIYPFKTELIQALREHPNVSVISMQSNGTLLTDKLVEEMAEAGLDRVNLSIHSLDPDKARMLMGMKSYNLEHVLEMAEALVNAGVDVLIAPVIIFGINDDEAEALIEFARKIGAGKRWPALGFQNYVPYKFGRNPTVAKVISFKDFYAWLKGLEEKTGMRPLVLKPKHFGMERREFIPLAFRPGEVIKADVVLPGRINGEMLAKARNRLIEVINTDAEIGDRITVRIVRTRHGIYIATPV, encoded by the coding sequence ATGGTCTGGGTTCGCCTTCCCCACGTCACTTTTCAGGACATTGGAGAAACGATCAGGCTCATCTGGCGCAACACTCTCTACGCGGACTTCGAAAAGGATGAGCTTGAGAGGATTATCACAAGGAAGTTTAGGGTCTCCCCCGAGATAACCGTTAAAGACGGCGCCCTTTTCATTGACACGAACTACGATAAAGTTGAAGGCTACATAGCCCTCTACATCCAAAACAACCTCGGCGCCCTCCTTAGAAACCGCTATACCAACAGGAGGGTTCTTTACATCCACGAGGGTCTAGACGTTCCGCTCCTCGGCTACAATGCTTTTGGTTTGATAGACCGTGGGACTAACCTCATTCAAATAAGGGGAATAAGTGGCTGTAATCTAAGCTGTATATTCTGCTCGGTTGACGAAGGTCCTTATTCCAGAACCCGGAAGCTCGACTACGTGGTGGACATCGACTACCTAATGAGGTGGTTTGATGATGTTGCAAGGATGAAGGGTAAGGGCCTCGAGGCCCACCTTGATGGCCAGGGCGAGCCGCTGATTTACCCCTTTAAGACTGAGCTCATCCAGGCCCTTCGTGAGCACCCGAACGTTTCGGTCATCTCGATGCAGAGCAACGGAACGCTTTTGACGGACAAGCTTGTTGAGGAGATGGCGGAGGCAGGCCTCGACAGGGTGAACCTCTCAATACACTCCCTTGACCCCGACAAGGCTAGGATGCTCATGGGAATGAAGAGCTACAACCTCGAGCACGTTTTGGAGATGGCAGAGGCGTTGGTGAACGCTGGAGTTGATGTCCTCATCGCACCGGTGATAATCTTTGGAATAAATGATGATGAGGCAGAGGCTCTAATAGAATTTGCTCGAAAAATAGGCGCAGGAAAGCGCTGGCCTGCCTTGGGCTTCCAGAATTATGTCCCCTACAAGTTCGGCAGGAACCCGACGGTAGCCAAGGTTATCTCTTTTAAGGACTTCTACGCTTGGCTGAAGGGGCTCGAGGAAAAGACCGGGATGAGGCCGCTCGTTTTAAAGCCGAAGCATTTTGGCATGGAGCGGAGAGAGTTTATCCCGCTCGCTTTCAGGCCAGGAGAGGTTATTAAGGCGGATGTAGTCCTCCCCGGGAGGATAAATGGTGAGATGCTCGCCAAGGCTAGGAATAGGCTCATAGAGGTCATAAACACCGACGCAGAAATAGGGGATAGGATAACCGTCAGGATAGTCAGGACGCGGCACGGGATTTACATAGCAACACCTGTTTAA
- the wecB gene encoding non-hydrolyzing UDP-N-acetylglucosamine 2-epimerase — protein sequence MKPALVFGTRPEIIKLTPVIRAFLKRGVEPLLIHTGQHYDYEMSAVFLEELKLPEINHHLEVGSGSQAEQTGTAMIKIEKILMEEKPDVTLVQGDTNTVLAGALASVKLRIPVAHVEAGLRSFDRTMPEEINRILADHASEVLFPPTEEARRNLEREGITEKVYVTGNTVVDAVTQNAEVAEGKSDVLKRLGLESKGYILITAHRAENTDNKENLEKLVEILESLPMRAIYPMHPRTRKRMEEFGLLERVEEIENLIVTKPLGYLDFLRLERNAFAIMTDSGGIQEEAIILDVPCLTLRYNTERPETVEVGGNMLVGLEKERALGYINRLMNDAEFYRKMASAPNPFGDGRAGERIAKILLELYEREELGVRSSRFI from the coding sequence TTGAAGCCAGCATTAGTCTTCGGCACCAGGCCCGAGATAATCAAGCTCACTCCAGTCATAAGGGCGTTCCTCAAGAGGGGCGTAGAGCCGCTACTGATTCACACAGGTCAACACTACGACTACGAGATGAGCGCGGTGTTTCTTGAGGAGCTTAAACTGCCCGAGATCAATCACCACCTTGAGGTCGGCTCTGGAAGCCAAGCGGAGCAGACGGGAACCGCTATGATTAAAATCGAGAAGATTCTGATGGAGGAGAAACCCGATGTGACCCTCGTCCAAGGTGACACCAACACAGTCTTAGCTGGGGCATTGGCGAGCGTCAAGCTCAGGATTCCAGTGGCACACGTCGAGGCAGGTCTAAGGAGCTTCGACAGGACAATGCCTGAGGAGATAAACAGGATCCTGGCTGATCACGCGAGTGAGGTTCTCTTTCCCCCGACAGAGGAAGCGAGGAGGAACCTAGAGCGCGAGGGGATAACTGAGAAAGTCTACGTGACCGGGAACACGGTGGTGGATGCAGTAACTCAGAACGCCGAAGTTGCCGAGGGGAAGAGTGATGTACTGAAGCGCTTGGGGCTGGAATCGAAGGGATACATACTGATAACGGCCCACCGTGCGGAGAATACTGACAATAAGGAGAACCTGGAAAAACTCGTGGAGATACTGGAGAGCCTTCCAATGAGGGCAATCTATCCGATGCACCCGAGGACAAGGAAGAGAATGGAGGAATTCGGACTGCTAGAGAGGGTAGAGGAGATTGAGAACTTAATCGTGACGAAGCCTCTCGGATACCTCGACTTCCTCAGGTTAGAAAGGAATGCCTTCGCGATAATGACCGACTCCGGCGGAATTCAGGAGGAGGCAATAATTCTGGACGTGCCGTGCTTAACACTCCGTTACAACACGGAGAGACCGGAGACGGTTGAAGTCGGGGGAAACATGCTAGTGGGTCTGGAAAAGGAGAGGGCACTTGGGTATATCAATAGACTAATGAACGACGCTGAATTCTACAGGAAGATGGCGAGTGCGCCGAACCCCTTCGGCGATGGGAGGGCCGGCGAGAGAATAGCCAAAATACTGCTGGAACTTTATGAGAGGGAAGAGTTGGGGGTCAGGAGCTCAAGATTTATCTGA
- a CDS encoding UDP-N-acetyl-D-mannosamine dehydrogenase gives MNLESRIKDKTAEIAVVGLGYIGLPTAIMFANSGFSVTGYEIRERVVDKINSGKAHIVEPEINELLRKAVESGRLRATSNPKELGNRDVYIICVQTPLKGDRTPDLSYLEGAVKTVANVMKKGSLVVIESTVPPLTTVKMAKLFEELTGFKAGRDFYMVHAPERVMPGRIFKELVYNSRIFGGITPESAELAEKLYRSFVKGRTFKTGSTVSEVVKLMENTFRDVNIALANEFAYLAHQYDIDVFEAIELANTHPRVRIHTPGIGVGGHCLPKDPHLLIWPAKDDFGLIRLARDINDGMPLLAKDLLFEALSLINLPPENAVVTVLGLAYKGDSDDTRNSPAKAFIEAIEGDVGEVRTYDPFAGGTHGSIEGALEGADAVVIATDHSEFKSLDWKMVGRLMRTRILIDGRHVINEPPEGFVFKGIGRGGY, from the coding sequence ATGAATCTAGAAAGCAGGATAAAAGACAAAACCGCGGAGATAGCCGTGGTCGGTCTCGGATACATAGGTCTCCCCACAGCCATAATGTTCGCCAACTCAGGATTTAGTGTTACCGGTTACGAGATCCGAGAGAGAGTCGTTGATAAAATAAACTCTGGAAAGGCCCACATAGTGGAGCCAGAGATAAATGAACTTCTCAGAAAGGCAGTTGAAAGTGGGCGGCTCAGAGCTACGTCCAACCCCAAAGAGCTGGGGAACAGGGACGTTTACATAATCTGCGTTCAGACCCCCCTCAAGGGGGACAGAACCCCAGACCTAAGCTACCTTGAGGGTGCGGTTAAAACCGTGGCCAATGTTATGAAGAAAGGTTCACTAGTCGTCATCGAGAGCACCGTTCCACCGCTCACCACGGTTAAAATGGCGAAGCTGTTTGAGGAACTCACGGGTTTCAAAGCTGGAAGGGACTTCTACATGGTGCACGCCCCAGAGAGGGTGATGCCAGGTAGGATTTTCAAGGAGCTGGTCTACAACTCGCGTATCTTCGGTGGAATCACCCCGGAGAGTGCTGAACTCGCTGAAAAGCTCTACCGCTCATTTGTCAAGGGGAGGACGTTCAAAACCGGCTCCACTGTCAGTGAGGTCGTTAAGCTCATGGAAAACACCTTCCGCGATGTGAACATAGCCCTCGCCAACGAGTTCGCCTATCTCGCCCACCAGTACGACATAGACGTCTTCGAGGCGATAGAGCTGGCCAACACACACCCTAGGGTTAGAATCCACACGCCGGGGATAGGTGTCGGCGGCCACTGTCTGCCGAAGGATCCGCACCTCCTCATCTGGCCGGCAAAGGATGACTTTGGGCTGATACGGCTTGCCAGGGATATAAACGATGGCATGCCCCTCCTAGCTAAAGATTTGCTCTTCGAGGCACTTTCCCTGATCAACCTTCCACCAGAGAATGCCGTTGTGACTGTGCTAGGATTAGCTTACAAGGGGGACAGCGACGACACTAGGAACTCCCCAGCCAAAGCTTTTATAGAGGCTATCGAGGGGGACGTTGGCGAGGTGAGAACCTACGACCCCTTTGCTGGAGGAACTCACGGAAGCATCGAAGGAGCACTGGAAGGTGCAGACGCGGTCGTTATAGCAACCGACCACTCGGAGTTCAAATCGCTCGACTGGAAAATGGTTGGAAGGCTAATGCGCACCAGAATCCTCATTGACGGAAGGCACGTGATCAACGAACCACCGGAAGGCTTCGTCTTCAAAGGAATAGGGAGGGGTGGGTATTGA
- a CDS encoding DUF354 domain-containing protein yields the protein MKVWVDITNAPHVHFFKGIIRELEKAGHEVLITTREFDGLTGILDMYGFDYYVVGRHGGATLEGKLIAGTERMYKLSKLIVEEKPDLTLYKHSAEAPRVAFGLQIPSIGFVDNETAVGQNKLILPYTKLLLFPKAIDAYDLLKCGADPNGMRPVNGFSELAHLYGFVPDKRVLRELGIKRNSYIVMRTEPVKANYFNGPEKSVLEDVIPLLPDVPIVLFPRTEEQRRSFERFSNIIMPEKPVDSLSLLYYARLMIGAGGTMNREAIALGTPTISTYPGKLLAVTRWLVEKGVKFHSTDPVKVAAMAERMMEMNGSYRSYIRSVVGGFENPMNVILEEIETYEESGRFMAGLEGGSETGNLGGYVGFHQGRYEEKRH from the coding sequence ATGAAGGTATGGGTCGACATAACAAACGCGCCTCACGTTCACTTCTTCAAGGGTATAATCAGGGAACTTGAGAAAGCAGGTCACGAGGTTCTCATAACCACGAGGGAGTTCGACGGCCTCACCGGAATCCTCGACATGTATGGCTTTGATTACTACGTTGTTGGAAGGCACGGCGGAGCCACACTCGAAGGGAAGCTCATAGCAGGAACAGAGAGGATGTACAAGTTGAGTAAGCTCATCGTAGAAGAGAAACCGGATTTGACCCTTTACAAGCACTCCGCAGAGGCACCGCGTGTTGCGTTCGGCCTCCAGATTCCATCCATAGGTTTTGTCGACAACGAGACCGCTGTAGGCCAGAACAAGCTCATCCTTCCTTATACCAAGCTCCTCCTCTTTCCCAAGGCCATAGACGCCTACGACCTGCTCAAGTGTGGCGCCGACCCGAACGGTATGAGGCCTGTCAACGGCTTCTCCGAGCTTGCCCATCTCTACGGCTTTGTACCTGATAAAAGGGTTCTTCGCGAGCTCGGGATTAAGAGAAATAGCTACATAGTAATGCGCACCGAGCCGGTTAAGGCCAACTACTTCAACGGGCCTGAGAAGAGTGTCCTTGAGGATGTCATCCCCCTCCTGCCGGATGTGCCCATAGTTCTCTTCCCGCGCACGGAGGAGCAAAGGAGAAGTTTTGAACGCTTTTCAAACATCATAATGCCAGAGAAGCCCGTTGACAGCCTCAGCCTCCTCTACTATGCCCGACTCATGATAGGTGCCGGCGGGACGATGAACAGGGAGGCAATAGCCCTTGGAACGCCTACAATCTCGACCTACCCAGGAAAGCTCCTCGCTGTAACAAGGTGGCTCGTGGAGAAAGGGGTCAAGTTCCACTCCACCGACCCAGTAAAAGTTGCCGCCATGGCCGAGCGCATGATGGAGATGAACGGGAGCTACCGCTCGTACATCCGCTCCGTTGTGGGTGGTTTTGAGAACCCCATGAACGTTATCCTGGAGGAGATAGAGACCTACGAGGAATCGGGACGGTTCATGGCTGGGCTGGAGGGAGGGTCAGAGACCGGCAACCTTGGGGGTTACGTAGGCTTCCACCAGGGCCGCTATGAAGAGAAGCGCCACTGA
- a CDS encoding stage II sporulation protein M, with product MERGSGIKIPWKSFWLLLAVFIVFSFVGYAVGSHSPGEALQAVKRLIEHIGPPSDSSFHNFMKIFTNNSMVALLMLLSGLFFGLGPWFIMAFNGLMVGLVVFVAHRTGGLPMFKIILALVPHGIIEIPAIAIAGVAGITWYLEIARGEGNAGGRFKRGMVEGFKLYLLSVALLFIAALVEAYVTPKVAGL from the coding sequence ATGGAACGCGGGAGTGGAATCAAAATCCCCTGGAAGAGCTTTTGGCTACTGCTTGCGGTGTTTATAGTGTTCTCCTTCGTGGGATACGCCGTAGGCTCCCACAGTCCGGGGGAGGCACTCCAGGCGGTAAAGCGCCTCATCGAACACATAGGACCCCCCTCGGATTCAAGCTTCCACAACTTCATGAAGATATTCACAAACAACTCCATGGTGGCACTGCTGATGCTCCTCTCGGGACTGTTCTTCGGCCTCGGGCCTTGGTTCATAATGGCCTTCAACGGTCTGATGGTAGGTCTGGTGGTCTTTGTCGCCCACAGGACAGGCGGACTCCCCATGTTCAAGATAATCCTAGCGCTCGTTCCCCACGGAATCATAGAGATACCCGCCATAGCCATCGCGGGCGTTGCAGGGATAACCTGGTACCTCGAAATCGCTAGGGGGGAGGGGAACGCTGGAGGAAGGTTCAAAAGAGGGATGGTAGAGGGCTTCAAACTCTACCTACTCTCAGTGGCGCTTCTCTTCATAGCGGCCCTGGTGGAAGCCTACGTAACCCCCAAGGTTGCCGGTCTCTGA
- a CDS encoding lipoate protein ligase C-terminal domain-containing protein — protein sequence MGHHIGEHKARKGLIRIEFDEENGVAEHIRITGDFFMHPEDVVHELEETLEGHKIEELDGILEEFFAVRMDVEMPYVNVEDFKIALKNALKE from the coding sequence ATGGGGCACCACATAGGAGAGCACAAGGCCAGGAAGGGACTCATAAGAATAGAGTTCGACGAAGAGAACGGTGTTGCCGAACACATCAGGATCACCGGCGACTTCTTCATGCATCCTGAAGATGTAGTGCACGAGCTTGAAGAAACGCTGGAAGGACACAAAATTGAGGAGCTTGATGGCATCCTAGAGGAGTTCTTCGCGGTGAGGATGGACGTGGAAATGCCCTATGTCAACGTTGAGGACTTTAAAATCGCCCTCAAGAACGCCCTAAAGGAGTGA
- a CDS encoding arginine--tRNA ligase produces MSYGEVKERVMLILGKVLDEMLNEAGKEWDGEITFDETPSIELGDFATTVSFQLARVFRKAPKFIAEEVVARLKGRLPEEIAEIKAVNGYINFYLDYDRFGREIVDEIIEKGSAYGESEIGKGKRVVVEHTSVNPTKPLHMGHARNSVLGDTMARIMRKLGYTVEVQNYIDDLGVQFAQVLWGYLNLKEKFERIEAELREKGLKEDFIDHVMGLLYVEVNRQLEENPEIDREVRELMKKLEEGDNEIAETGRKLAERVVKAQMLTTYRMGITYDLLSWESDIMKSGIFGEAYKLIEGDENFFWAEEGKYKGAFVMDLRKLLPDMTNPFLVLKRSDGTATYTGKDIAYHLWKFGKVSADMLYKPWDRRGDHETWTTAPDGKEMPGKFGGANIVINVIGVEQRHPQMAVKYALQLLGFEDSAENFHHLAYEHVVREEGKFSGRKGTWVGFTVDEVLNEAVQRARELVEQKNPSLGDAKKDEIAETVGVGAVRFNLVKYSPDKIITFRWDDVLNFEGESAPYIQYSHARCASILRKAADRDIKTDWKVLIERADFSKLTNREKELVKLLAKFPEIVEQAGRDIKPHLIPWYANELASLFNKFYMDHPVLKAKEGIIEERLLLVLATKQVLRNALELLGIEAPERM; encoded by the coding sequence ATGAGCTATGGAGAGGTTAAGGAGCGTGTTATGCTCATCCTTGGGAAAGTTCTCGATGAAATGCTGAACGAGGCTGGTAAGGAGTGGGACGGTGAGATAACCTTCGATGAAACGCCGAGTATCGAGCTGGGTGACTTCGCGACGACGGTGTCATTCCAGCTCGCGAGGGTTTTTCGTAAGGCGCCGAAGTTCATAGCCGAGGAGGTCGTAGCGCGCCTTAAGGGGAGGCTTCCGGAGGAGATAGCCGAGATCAAAGCGGTGAACGGCTACATAAACTTCTACCTTGACTACGACCGCTTTGGGAGGGAGATTGTTGATGAGATAATCGAAAAGGGCTCCGCCTATGGCGAGAGCGAGATCGGAAAGGGGAAGAGGGTGGTAGTTGAGCACACATCCGTGAACCCTACGAAGCCCCTTCACATGGGGCATGCGAGGAACTCCGTCCTCGGCGACACGATGGCGAGAATAATGCGGAAGCTCGGCTACACCGTCGAGGTTCAGAACTACATAGACGACCTCGGAGTTCAGTTTGCCCAGGTTCTCTGGGGTTATCTCAACCTGAAGGAAAAGTTCGAGAGAATTGAGGCCGAGCTCCGTGAGAAGGGCCTCAAGGAGGACTTTATAGACCACGTCATGGGCCTGCTCTATGTCGAGGTGAACAGGCAGCTTGAGGAGAACCCCGAGATAGATAGGGAAGTCCGCGAGCTGATGAAGAAACTCGAAGAAGGGGATAATGAGATAGCGGAAACCGGCAGAAAGCTTGCGGAGCGTGTCGTCAAGGCCCAGATGCTCACCACTTATCGCATGGGAATAACCTACGACCTCCTCAGCTGGGAAAGCGACATAATGAAGAGCGGGATCTTCGGCGAGGCCTACAAGCTCATCGAAGGTGACGAGAACTTCTTCTGGGCTGAGGAGGGTAAGTATAAAGGAGCCTTCGTGATGGACCTCAGGAAGCTCCTTCCTGATATGACGAACCCCTTCCTCGTCCTCAAGAGGAGCGACGGGACGGCGACCTATACCGGCAAGGACATAGCCTATCACCTCTGGAAGTTCGGTAAGGTCAGCGCCGATATGCTCTACAAGCCTTGGGACAGGCGCGGAGATCATGAGACTTGGACGACCGCGCCGGACGGGAAGGAGATGCCGGGGAAGTTCGGAGGAGCCAATATAGTCATAAACGTAATCGGTGTGGAGCAGAGGCACCCGCAGATGGCTGTAAAATACGCCCTCCAGCTCCTCGGCTTCGAGGACAGCGCGGAGAACTTCCACCACTTGGCCTACGAGCACGTTGTTCGCGAGGAGGGCAAGTTCTCCGGCAGGAAAGGAACATGGGTAGGCTTCACCGTCGACGAGGTTCTCAACGAGGCCGTCCAGAGGGCCAGGGAATTAGTCGAGCAGAAGAACCCGAGCCTGGGCGATGCCAAGAAAGACGAGATAGCGGAGACCGTTGGGGTTGGAGCCGTCCGCTTCAACCTCGTCAAGTACAGCCCGGACAAGATAATCACCTTCCGCTGGGATGACGTCCTCAACTTCGAGGGCGAGAGCGCCCCCTACATTCAGTACTCCCACGCTCGCTGTGCATCGATTCTCAGGAAGGCCGCGGACAGGGACATTAAGACTGACTGGAAGGTCCTCATCGAAAGGGCAGACTTCTCAAAGCTCACCAACCGCGAGAAGGAGCTGGTAAAGCTCCTCGCCAAGTTCCCGGAGATTGTGGAACAGGCCGGGAGGGACATCAAGCCGCACCTCATCCCGTGGTACGCCAACGAGCTCGCTTCGCTCTTCAACAAGTTCTACATGGACCACCCTGTGCTCAAGGCAAAGGAAGGCATTATAGAGGAGCGCCTGCTCCTTGTCTTGGCCACCAAGCAGGTTCT